ataatccatgatgtttatattaatcactacatatcctctaccctcctccattatataatccatgatgtttatattaatcaccacatatcctctaccctcctccattatataatccatgatgtttatattaatcactacatatcctctaccctcctccattatataatccatgatgtttatattaatcactacatatcctctaccctcctccattatataatccatgatgtttatattaatcactacatatcctctaccctcctccattatataatccatgatgtttatattaatcaccacatatcctctaccctcctccattatataataaGTTTACTGAAATCAGCATGTCATAATATGtataataataacataataataatattatctgGACCTGATAGTGGGGTTCTGAACTAACAGTACATCACTAAATGACTGTTGATGTAATATgtctctactgtaaaccaggggaCTGACTATCATGGAGGTTATCTGATACATGGAGTCTTCTGTTAGGACTGAACCTTCTGGAATATCACTTTATCATTCATGCTTTGTGACAACTAGGTGTAATTGTTAATGACAACATTCTAGTAAATGTGTGAAGGGTTTTGTGTAAAACACAAGCATGGAATGTTCTCCTACTGCAGACACACTGGTTCAGGATGACTTGACATTCAGTTAGTGTCTATATTCAGAACATCTGAAAGCAGAAGTGAGTGTGTTTGGTGAGGAGGTTTTTGTCATGGTGTATATCACTGTGATACGAGCGCAAAGGGAGAGTCATTCCGAGtctgacagtaatacactgctGAGTCTGTCTCCTCCACATTACTGATTATAAACTGATAAACCTTATTAGACGTGGCTTTAGATGTGAAACGATCAGAGGAGAAACCAGATCCATATTTGTcaggagaggaagaggtagagctACTCCAACTATGGTAAAACCTTAACACATACTGAGGAGCTCCTCCTGGAACCTGTTTATACCAGTTTACAACATTGTTTTCATCTTTGGTGATGTCACAGTAAAAGGTAGCAGTCCCCTTTGTACTGACAGTCAGTACTGAAGGTGTCTGTATCACTGCTTTCTGGCAACTGACATCTGTGGGAATTAAACACACAATTTATTAAGACAATTAATCATACATGAATGTAAAACTTCATTGGCATTGTTTTGAGATTCAGAATGAACAAACAGTAAATTCCTTACATGTTAGAGCAGTGATGAGAGTGCAGAGTGTCCCCAGCATGTTGTCAGTGTGTGGTGTGAACGACCCTTACTGTCCAGCTGAGAGATgagcagggttggagtgtgaggagaggagaggctgcaggacccacctataaggagacagacagggaggaccagagggaggGGCCTCTGCAGGTAACCAATCACCAGTGACTTTTATTGTTGATTGACATATCTGGGGG
The sequence above is a segment of the Salvelinus alpinus chromosome 1, SLU_Salpinus.1, whole genome shotgun sequence genome. Coding sequences within it:
- the LOC139571185 gene encoding immunoglobulin lambda-1 light chain-like isoform X1, encoding MLGTLCTLITALTYVSCQKAVIQTPSVLTVSTKGTATFYCDITKDENNVVNWYKQVPGGAPQYVLRFYHSWSSSTSSSPDKYGSGFSSDRFTSKATSNKVYQFIISNVEETDSAVYYCQTRNDSPFALVFGPGTKLIVTDGDLATPAVTLFPPSTEDLKSSRATLVCLTSNLSQKSKGLADVSWMSNGESVTEDVSTSPAEQQPDKTFKISSYLTIQTADWDKDLVFTCKVSLGSTFSEKEIRKTSCSL